Proteins co-encoded in one Leishmania panamensis strain MHOM/PA/94/PSC-1 chromosome 22 sequence genomic window:
- a CDS encoding hypothetical protein (TriTrypDB/GeneDB-style sysID: LpmP.22.0480) has translation MEEEDSILGLAPAPLPFHTDGEESVSANGYMIDVSSSQVAAGAGAEGGSSWSFEHALRAASAAAEKGDGNDADAGRSGGTDDDEDGSSDAVVNGEKRAGDVMDFRDGGTSSGAEGHMDDASLLSITDKKAAKRLGKRLYKQWKKLQKASKLKKDRHKSSKKKGSKKESKHKEKVAKDNKARGSRSSKRKGTKARGDEDNDAGNMFLNMADGTGEVNDEFGLVPADDLSDAAAAIEARLHKASLRESKMRAEKAIKKAAQRKTSSAEIVSIAKELVGAMAKARQLDDDIVSGRSTRPGAFPLNRVALKNTVQARCRQKYMVGPLVEAGILQELSYWLYDVDRADPAPYELRTTALDILVSLPMEGSIPMTEDLTAFMGVSREHLIKTDLGRALNALRRYNDETIDNKGKCVELLTSFSRVISGTSDKDQTDERKSKAVWKCQRDPTVASPFEVLETCSEAFQRSFMKPDPRDPTSYNGVLPWRPPVATITNVSGKLSDYIEKTTIDP, from the coding sequence atggaggaggaagactcAATTCTGGGCTTGGCGCCTGCCCCGCTCCCGTTTCACACAGACGGGGAGGAGTCGGTCTCGGCGAACGGCTACATGATAGATGTGTCCAGCAGTCAGGTGGCTGCAGGCGCGGGCGCtgagggaggcagcagctggagcttCGAGCACGCCCTTCGCGCAGCCAGTGCGGCCGCGGAGAAGGGCGACGGCAACGACGCTGATGCGGGACGGAGTGGTGGCACTGATGACGATgaggacggcagcagcgacgccgttgTCAACGGCGAGAAGCGGGCGGGGGATGTGATGGACTTCCGCGACGGTGGCACGTCCTCTGGCGCAGAAGGTCACATGGATGACGCTAGTTTGCTGAGCATTACAGACAAGAAGGCGGCAAAGCGATTGGGTAAGAGGCTGTACAAGCAGTGGAAGAAACTGCAGAAGGCCTCAAAGTTGAAGAAGGACAGGCACAAaagcagcaagaagaaggGCTCCAAAAAGGAGTCAAAGCACAAGGAAAAGGTGGCGAAGGACAATAAGGCGCGgggcagcagaagcagcaagAGGAAGGGTACCAAGGCACGTGGGGACGAGGACAACGATGCTGGGAACATGTTCCTGAACATGGCAGACGGCACGGGTGAGGTGAATGACGAGTTTGGGTTGGTGCCCGCGGACGATCTCTccgacgcggcggcagccatTGAGGCGCGTTTACACAAGGCGTCCCTGCGCGAATCCAAGATGcgggcggagaaggcgattaaaaaagcggcgcagcggaagACGAGCTCGGCGGAGATCGTTTCCATTGCCAAGGAGCTGGTCGGTGCCATGGCGAAGGCGCGGCAGCTAGACGACGACATCGTCAGCGGCCGCAGCACTCGCCCCGGCGCCTTTCCGCTCAACCGCGTAGCCCTCAAGAACACTGTGCAGGCTCGGTGCCGGCAGAAGTATATGGTGGGCCCGCTCGTCGAGGCTGGCATCCTGCAGGAGCTGAGCTACTGGCTCTACGACGTTGACCGCGCTGATCCAGCTCCGTACGAGCTGCGCACGACGGCACTCGACATACTGGTCTCTCTGCCGATGGAAGGTAGCATCCCGATGACGGAGGACCTCACCGCGTTCATGGGTGTGAGCCGCGAGCACCTTATCAAGACGGACCTAGGTCGCGCTCTCAATGCGCTTCGCCGCTACAACGACGAGACGATTGACAACAAGGGTAAGTGCGTGGAGCTGCTGACCTCCTTCAGTCGTGTGATCAGCGGCACGTCGGATAAGGACCAGACGGATGAGCGCAAAAGCAAGGCGGTGTGGAAATGCCAGCGCGACCCAACGGTGGCCTCGCCCTTTGAGGTGCTCGAGACCTGCTCGGAGGCCTTCCAGAGGTCATTCATGAAACCTGACCCGCGTGATCCGACGTCGTACAACGGTGTGCTGCCATGGCGGCCGCCGGTGGCAACCATAACAAACGTTTCAGGTAAGCTGAGCGACTACATCGAGAAGACTACCATTGATCCATGA
- a CDS encoding hypothetical protein (TriTrypDB/GeneDB-style sysID: LpmP.22.0490) — translation MPAMTTPSLPRYRHRESARSVVQRLHAIPVQLLPPHVFPLQYFACGGGGDADKDAPSVSPAAPFDAAAAASDGATSDGCTELGANSVCLVIAAPAAATMVSPMRASATGDAALFSAVASPAAEQRLAYEVAAAHALRGGRVLLIISPTSQAFSLARFSVTVERQWVALQQRRPETRSARRTDPTTVDQAEDVRGVGCIGRPTSSSALPLQSLSSTVQLRARQRAVLDAVQRVEVLPCTSMDDLYAVCQAYTFPIVSVGGATTAASAPEEAPGSPPSVVSGVTSLHSSWRLSVTSEPKVRPKSALSSSPSLADSGAVTAIASAAVPASPLEAFGAAGSSSISVGSSTPHQVDIVPFCIVDGFVGSMSTSAALERASGQVIPVPHYVLCLLQRRLKCALMVVERGASVPTDGCTSGHACRAFSSSSESLSSVKFLFGGHLQSQSDICAALPSPARVLAASDLVQRLRAPHVHPSPVVSVSHTASSLMQTSAERFSEASGGVERQPGRKAARSDGAAEQSARTWFSQAPPVSLHDVQLSVAYIEWDAVWHPLQHGERQVGAHGACTSATSLQGGLLLPLSVAWRYRVHLMKAAVDEAASARVDGTDNLLHKRQSSGRGSLWPPSRGSRRPSGALSISTSTPSSLQYTGAWVRSTQWRHL, via the coding sequence atGCCTGCTATGACCACCccatccctccctcgctACCGTCACCGCGAGAGTGCCAGGTCAGTCGTCCAGCGGCTCCATGCGATTCCAGTGCAGCTGTTGCCTCCGCACGTCTTTCCACTACAGTACTTTGcctgcggaggcggtggtgacgcCGATAAAGACGCACCGTCTGTTTCGCCGGCAGCTCCGTTtgatgctgccgcggccgccaGCGATGGTGCCACAAGCGATGGATGCACCGAACTCGGTGCCAATTCCGTCTGTTTGGTTATCGctgcccctgccgctgccaccatgGTGTCGCCAATGCGCGCATCGGCGACTGGCGACGCCGCACTTTTCTCCGCTGTTGCCTCACCAGCGGCCGAGCAGCGCTTAGCGTacgaggtggccgccgcaCATGCGCTGCGCGGCGGGCGTGTACTGCTCATCATCAGCCCTACGAGTCAAGCCTTCTCGCTGGCAAGATTTTCGGTGACCGTAGAGAGGCaatgggtggcgctgcagcaacgacggCCAGAGACACGAAGTGCGCGACGGACCGACCCCACAACGGTGGATCAAGCTGAGGACGTCAGAGGGGTCGGCTGTATTGGGCGCCCTACCTCGTCCTCTGCGTTGCCGTTGCAGTCGCTCAGCTCAACCGTTCAGCTGCGCGCCCGTCAGCGAGCGGTGCTGGACGCTGTTCAGCGAGTAGAGGTACTGCCTTGTACTTCAATGGACGACCTCTACGCCGTGTGCCAGGCCTACACGTTCCCGATCGTTTCCGTAGGAGGCGCTACGACAGCGGCTTCGGCTCCAGAAGAAGCACCGGGCTCGCCGCCCTCAGTTGTGTCTGGTGTTACAAGTCTGCACAGCAGTTGGCGGCTGAGTGTGACGAGTGAGCCGAAGGTGAGGCCCAAGTCGGCGCTTTCGTCTTCGCCATCTTTAGCGGATTCCGGTGCAGTGACAGCCAttgcctctgccgctgtccCTGCCTCACCCCTGGAAGCTTTTGGCGCTGCGGGATCTTCTTCCATTTCTGTTGGCTCCTCCACGCCGCATCAGGTGGACATCGTACCGTTCTGTATCGTGGACGGGTTTGTGGGGTCAATGTCGACGTCAGCGGCGCTCGAGCGCGCGTCAGGTCAGGTCATCCCGGTTCCGCATTACGTGCTGTGCCTTCTGCAGCGTCGTCTCAAGTGTGCCctgatggtggtggagaggggagcgagcGTGCCAACGGATGGCTGCACTAGTGGTCACGCTTGTCGCGCTTTCTCCTCATCGTCAGAAAGTTTGTCCTCCGTAAAGTTTCTCTTTGGTGGGCATCTACAGAGCCAAAGCGACATCTGCGCCGCCCTGCCCTCTCCTGCGAGGGTGCTTGCCGCTTCAGACCTGGTACAGCGGCTGCGTGCTCCCCACGTGCATCCATCCCCAGTAGTGTCGGTTTCTCACACCGCGTCATCACTGATGCAGACATCGGCGGAGCGCTTCAGCGAAGCCAGTGGTGGGGTCGAGCGGCAGCCAGGAAGGAAAGCGGCACGATCCGATGGAGCAGCTGAGCAGTCGGCGCGCACGTGGTTCTCGCAGGCACCGCCTGTCTCCCTCCATGACGTGCAGTTATCTGTAGCCTACATTGAATGGGACGCTGTGTGGCACCCACTGCAGCACGGAGAACGTCAGGTGGGGGCTCACGGTGcatgcaccagcgccacgtcACTACAGGGTGGGCTTCTCCTTCCTTTGAGCGTGGCATGGCGATACCGCGTGCACCTCATGAAGGCAGCCGTTGACGAAGCTGCCAGCGCGCGGGTCGACGGGACTGATAACCTCTTGCACAAGCGCCAGAGCAGTGGGCGTGGGTCTCTCTGGCCTCCTTCCCGTGGTTCGCGTCGGCCATCGGGAGCGCTAAGCATTTCCACCAGCACACCCAGCAGCCTGCAGTACACTGGAGCATGGGTGCGAAGCACCCAGTGGCGCCACCTGTAG
- a CDS encoding hypothetical protein (TriTrypDB/GeneDB-style sysID: LpmP.22.0500), with translation MPLSAQGVLKFLNDQHRCYEAFEQISLTGAGTGGAPLSTHVLFDSAVVPKSDCDGAGGGGNAGSTANGVIHATTTPKVTVRAPSSRVLQLPWPPLQPQGPTPTQAHGTMYVCELPEGMWNSIAAITPTTAPSQQQLVFSTEAPAFCTSQNPSFEYSGDDGDGERSERSLPITPTITPIGAIDHKDYAEEMQGEPGRLSNYDKSLFASTGDAGSVAAVEGIQLPQFSCTTGQRVMELSTSPQALQAPGEDLKKASHAMQAGWKGTDTSSIRLQSQLSQPPGAAAAEALVKRHSDTVTVVLWVAGDAAARAVGTTVMSQVEGVSYPFTSASQATPPCQRDPQFSPFTATAFPKAAASAVTPVGSTDSGESLPGCLCFAVRDIGEAESNDTDFLTPRDRRVQMLTLQLESGAVAYAAKCISDALVRVSSNSPWYGLMSPPGIGGDGVSPLVDRPVPSSISFVFHKGGITRCMAALRQNLPGLIYACRGGRNTLSLSLLDGASGATGADGSRISSPSTSRGAANPFEPPASHGVAQVGSALLRPSSSPAGGGTTSAGASQMQLLPGEMQGWRKRLTTSVLFHGGISGVRGLLPHYVSTQRNEAMSTMAPHSPYAWTTSSLQAPLSKQRAGDVDGRYGKRGKRGNSRTRAGASTTNSPASGQDESSASSFEDLTDEMTAIRLGSCYSPPRPALPQDGGRGGGSAPVLLTAADWELVFDAPCELQRYPQQHGDVPENHTTHGATSTPVPPQARRLNADRWRAFRQAVYERGGLADDKIRFEVWCYLLGAYAVGSTEAEQAEVRRKEEDLYMRLTSQWKSFLPEQEKHFAAYRGAKLSIMKDVQRTDRAHPAFCEDDSDMLRVLQELLLAHVMLDMDLGYSQGMSDVAAVALLVTSASLPPAPHPLPASEAAMFMCYRRILSEHMSTNFTIEARMAGAPYATVKGLQRKLYQTQVLVRHFHPGLYKHLTQNCMVEDMSFCLRWILVCFKRDLPSIADTMRFWDVLFACPYTTSYEVVVTVALLGALAPQIITHIQAPETLLQFTNVLSSGASLDQILVCARQFYENVCVVEARELRLCLRRQAAGATAIARGGARTGGADEPMPGCSGGPNAKAAATPVLLPAGKVNVGDDDADYFPSVEEMVQLFLQTDGPL, from the coding sequence ATGCCGCTCTCCGCCCAAGGTGTGCTGAAGTTTCTCAATGACCAACACCGCTGCTATGAGGCCTTTGAGCAGATCTCCCTGACCGGGGCAGGGACTGGAGGTGCTCCCTTGTCGACGCATGTGCTTTTCGACTCTGCCGTCGTACCGAAGTCGGactgcgacggcgctggtggcggtggaaaTGCTGGCAGCACGGCAAACGGCGTCATCCACGCAACCACAACCCCTAAGGTGACTGTGCGCGCGCCATCCTCGCGGGTCTTGCAGCTCCCTTGGCCACCGCTCCAGCCTCAGGGACCTACCCCAACTCAGGCGCACGGTACCATGTACGTGTGCGAGCTCCCGGAGGGCATGTGGAACTCGATCGCTGCCATCACACCCACGACGGCACCgtcgcaacagcagctcgTCTTCAGCACCGAGGCTCCAGCTTTCTGCACTTCGCAGAATCCTAGCTTTGAGTACTCCGGGGACGACGGAGACGGCGAGCGTTCAGAGCGGTCGCTTCCAATAACCCCGACGATAACTCCCATAGGCGCTATCGATCACAAGGACTATGCCGAGGAGATGCAAGGGGAACCGGGAAGACTCAGCAACTATGATAAGAGTCTTTTTGCCTCAACTGGAGATGCAGGTtcggtggcagcagtggagggcATTCAGCTACCACAGTTCTCTTGCACAACCGGACAGCGCGTGATGGAGTTGTCCACATCtccgcaggcgctgcaggctCCTGGGGAGGACTTGAAGAAGGCCTCACATGCGATGCAGGCGGGGTGGAAAGGGACGGACACGAGCTCTATTCGGTTGCAGTCACAGCTAAGCCAGCCACCTGGtgcggccgctgccgaaGCTCTTGTAAAGAGACATAGTGACACTGTCACTGTTGTTCTGTGGGTTGcaggtgatgctgctgcaaggGCGGTTGGCACGACAGTCATGTCGCAGGTAGAGGGCGTCTCCTACCCGTTCACTTCGGCATCACAAgccacgccgccgtgccAGCGCGATCCGCAGTTCTCGCCTTTCACGGCCACGGCATTTCCGAAGGCGGCCGCTTCTGCGGTCACCCCAGTTGGAAGCACCGACAGTGGCGAAAGCCTGCCAGGGTGCCTCTGCTTTGCTGTACGTGATATCGGTGAGGCAGAGAGCAACGACACCGATTTTTTGACGCCACGCGATCGTCGTGTGCAGATGCTGACGCTGCAACTGGAATCGGGCGCGGTCGCCTATGCAGCGAAGTGCATATCCGATGCGCTTGTACGTGTCTCCAGCAACTCGCCATGGTACGGTCTCATGTCACCGCCGGGGatcggtggcgacggtgtcTCTCCCTTAGTGGACCGCCCTGTGCCGAGCAGCATTTCCTTTGTGTTCCACAAAGGCGGCATCACGCGATGTATggccgcgctgcggcagaacTTGCCTGGGCTCATCTACGCGTGCCGCGGTGGTCGCAATACCTTGTCGCTTTCCTTGCTGGATGGTGCTAGCGGCGCTACGGGTGCTGATGGCAGCCGCATCTCTTCGCCGTCAACGAGCCGGGGTGCCGCAAATCCATTCGAGCCGCCGGCGTCGCACGGGGTGGCCCAAGTCGGTAGCGCGCTTCTGAGGCCTTCTTCATCACCAgcgggcggcggcaccactaGCGCTGGCGCCTCGCAGATGCAGCTACTCCCGGGAGAGATGCAAGGCTGGCGTAAGCGGCTTACCACCAGTGTGCTCTTCCATGGTGGCATCAGCGGAGTCCGCGGGCTACTCCCTCACTACGTTTCTACACAGCGCAACGAAGCCATGAGCACGATGGCACCGCACTCGCCATACGCGTGGACAACTTCGTCACTgcaggcgccgctgtcgaagCAGCGCGCGGGCGACGTAGATGGCCGCTATggcaagagaggaaaacgcgGCAATagccgcacacgcgcaggagCGTCAACGACGAACTCGCCGGCATCGGGGCAAGACGAAtcaagcgcctcctcctttgaGGATCTCACGGACGAGATGACGGCGATACGGCTCGGCTCATGTTACTCTCCGCCGCGTCCAGCCCTCCCACAGGacggcggccgtggcggaggcagTGCACCAGTTCTGCTCACTGCGGCAGACTGGGAGCTCGTCTTTGACGCCCCGtgtgagctgcagcgctatccgcagcagcacggggACGTACCGGAGAACCACACAACACACGGTGCGACTTCGacaccggtgccgccgcaggCAAGGAGATTGAACGCGGACCGCTGGCGGGCCTTTCGTCAAGCGGTATACGAGCGAGGCGGGCTGGCCGATGACAAAATCCGCTTCGAGGTCTGGTGCTACCTGCTCGGAGCCTACGCTGTAGGCTCCACTGAGGCCGAGCAAGCAGAGGTGCgcaggaaagaagaggatcTCTACATGCGTCTTACATCCCAGTGGAAATCGTTTCTGCCTGAGCAGGAAAAGCACTTCGCCGCCTACCGGGGTGCCAAGCTCTCCATCATGAAGGATGTACAGAGGACCGACCGTGCGCACCCGGCCTTTTGCGAGGATGACTCCGACATGCTCCGTGTTCTGCAGGAGCTCTTGTTGGCGCATGTGATGCTGGACATGGATCTTGGCTACAGTCAGGGCATGAGCGacgtcgcggcggtggcgttgctGGTCACGTCAGCCTCGCTTCCTCCTGCACCACATCCGTTGCCGGCGTCTGAGGCCGCCATGTTCATGTGCTATCGCAGGATACTGAGCGAGCACATGTCGACAAACTTTACCATTGAGGCACGCATGGCGGGCGCGCCGTACGCGACTGTGAAggggctgcagcgcaagctgTACCAGACGCAGGTGCTGGTGCGGCACTTCCACCCGGGCCTGTACAAACATCTCACACAAAACTGCATGGTGGAGGACATGTCTTTCTGCCTCCGCTGGATCCTGGTCTGCTTCAAGCGCGATCTGCCGAGCATTGCGGACACGATGCGCTTCTGGGATGTGCTTTTTGCCTGCCCGTACACCACATCGTACGAGGTGGTCGTCACGGTGGCGCTACTTGGCGCACTCGCCCCCCAGATCATAACTCACATACAGGCGCCCGAGACGCTCCTACAGTTTACGAACGTGCTGAGCTCTGGAGCAAGCCTTGACCAGattcttgtgtgtgcgcggcaGTTCTATGAGAACGTCTGCGTCGTTGAGGCACGCGAACTGCGCCTGTGTCTGCGTCGCCAGGCCGCTGGAGCCACAGCAATTGCGAGGGGCGGTGCACGAactggcggcgctgacgagCCGATGCCTGGTTGCTCTGGTGGTCCAAACGccaaggcagcggcaacgccggTGCTCTTGCCAGCAGGGAAGGTCAACGTTGGCGATGACGATGCCGACTACTTCCCAAGCGTCGAGGAAATGGTCCAGTTGTTTCTCCAGACGGATGGACCTCTTTGA
- the PAR45 gene encoding peptidyl-prolyl cis-trans isomerase, putative (TriTrypDB/GeneDB-style sysID: LpmP.22.0510): protein MSSFQAHVAKLARAAETVSTGAEQGPPAVAIPLSEAAHSLPPHIIAATDPVKLNKQAPIFRCPAWAGLPSQPFHLYCLRGKVPYPALGLQRFPYYLFGKNSVCDYVLEHPSISSMHAALIFNKEHACFVLLDLGSTNGVRLEGKRVEPRKPIPIAVGSVMQFGYSTRTYELRVGAPPPLKRLREDGDEGSETLRHASSSVLTGSAHCGVDEASLSAAVVRTAICPTTALSTAVTSATGTTAAVSPAPERQVAGEPATPAATVEAAASKDHSALPVAIGQTIEPAAMTLAQATVSAAGASLTEGVAASGSTEYAPIHLFQLVIKHKDVENPVSRGRNKGEIITRSRADALDMARYILAEHQQRVPVSPALGFSPWTADEFVATVGEYCEVSAKKKRGDLGMVEKGAFADEIDKAAFRLRCGEVSAPVETQLGVHLLYRCD from the coding sequence ATGAGCAGCTTCCAAGCACACGTAGCGAAGCTGGCGCGGGCGGCGGAGACTGTCTCTACCGGTGCCGAGCAGGGCCCCCCTGCTGTGGCGATCCCGCTGAGCGAGGCCGCCCACTCGTTGCCGCCACACATAATCGCCGCGACCGACCCAGTCAAGCTGAACAAGCAAGCCCCGATTTTTCGCTGCCCTGCATGGGCCGGTCTTCCGTCGCAGCCTTTCCACCTCTACTGTTTGCGGGGAAAAGTGCCGTATCCCGCTCTGGGGCTGCAACGGTTTCCCTACTATCTGTTTGGCAAGAACTCAGTGTGTGACTACGTGCTGGAGCACCCCTCTATCAGCTCCATGCACGCCGCGCTCATCTTCAACAAGGAGCACGCCTGCTTTGTGCTGCTCGACCTGGGCTCCACCAACGGGGTGCGACTGGAGGGGAAACGTGTGGAGCCGCGCAAGCCGATCCCCATCGCGGTCGGGTCGGTGATGCAGTTTGGCTACAGCACGCGCACCTACGAGCTCCGCGTGggggcaccaccgccgctaaAGCGTCTTCGCGAAGACGGTGACGAAGGCTCTGAAACGCTGCGGCACGCGTCGAGCTCGGTATTGACGGGGAGTGCACACTGTGGTGTAGACGAAGCGTCGCTTTCCGCTGCAGTCGTCAGGACTGCCATCTGTCCGACGACAGCGCTAAGTACCGCCGTCACTTCGGCCACTGGTACCACTGCAGCTGTCTCGCCGGCACCCGAAAGGCAGGTGGCGGGGGAGCCAGCAACACCCGCTGCAACGGTAGAGGCGGCCGCTTCCAAGGACCATAGTGCTCTCCCTGTTGCTATTGGACAGACAATTGAGCCTGCAGCGATGACCCTAGCGCAGGCAACTGTgagcgccgccggtgcctcACTGACAGAAGGTGTGGCAGCCTCTGGATCGACGGAGTACGCCCCCATTCACCTCTTCCAGCTCGTTATCAAGCATAAGGACGTCGAAAACCCCGTCTCGCGCGGGCGCAACAAAGGTGAGATCATCACCCGCTCTCGCGCCGACGCACTCGACATGGCGCGTTACATTCTGGCCGAGCATCAGCAACGAGTGCCAGTCTCCCCGGCACTTGGCTTTTCGCCGTGGACTGCCGATGAGTTTGTCGCCACTGTTGGCGAGTACTGCGAAGTGtcagcaaagaagaagcgtGGCGATCTCGGAATGGTTGAAAAGGGCGCCTTCGCGGATGAGATCGACAAGGCGGCGTTCAGGCTGCGCTGCGGGGAGGTGAGCGCACCAGTGGAAACGCAGCTGGGTGTGCACCTCTTGTATCGCTGCGACTGA
- a CDS encoding hypothetical protein (TriTrypDB/GeneDB-style sysID: LpmP.22.0520), translated as MPSIQVAGRHGSYATQFWKPAAWTATTLRFHDRAGMRAAYSRKAIDRRLVLPLDSHNWIRALEVLNAGYARLGRTPEHFQRVLRDMVEHHSSYAECVTRSASAFAPPSLTESPRSLRGAGAGVFDCDSRRLSCSSTEMLVGSEEAPDILPAVDALRDRAYAGEIPSNRSLWVTLVWSYCALDQPSGALDTFHLATRRFRFSSATMQHMATLLLPVLCRHAQLEEAINLYETYLKVNDAKEDLDDSSASSHHRSRLEDADARRWLAEAAAQRGDLKRAQSFAGGARRSPGGVTAADDEPRATANNLSPRPTIDSLFHDTPRLKKLAKLGCGPHLSATSEDSGRTRGPEAAPRSSAAPSSLPVLQTLSCKAVRQLFRSLCRGSSETHSDARLCAALCCWSHLYGPALSAAADLDGDAMSGHCDGTHNCCTSPPPLEDVHELLNLFASHQRWKDVLSIFCRLFLSRPATVYLSSTLTDLQSLSASMGGREGALTAFEAGEAPIAAPALRLDAITLNLLFSSLPAAAAPLLVRAKKLLPTSPRTATKGHDLPQLQHQPRTVGEAYELQLSASAVPVTVVRLLDDLLLLRDDMILTDLVMAAIGPALLQVGQIDRVFDLLARTPMMVSASQRKAPAYVSTEHQALKAELVALGYATFALCPSSARRHEMVRQLPHLFPPEVVRRFASGGEGDTSSSYAVLEDGAVLENHSRVVRRSATTAAALKLDHSLPPHYSANDQCCCSGVDSSQSSSRANITNTAALSLLDLKSHAATPASAGSGGQLNTSTRPGRRSSAATLTSLADDAMRRDYVRLQERRFNAFTGSHADAERDPRPIPKGLHDHASGWDFFGRGGEMVFANHNRTSHPFTMRPKVMRDLRNPYRGWNPRRNSSLAHKENVVKWNGKSAV; from the coding sequence ATGCCGTCAATCCAGGTGGCAGGCCGTCATGGCTCCTATGCGACGCAGTTTTGGAAGCCGGCGGCGTGGACGGCAACGACTTTGCGATTCCACGATCGTGCTGGTATGCGCGCCGCGTACAGTCGCAAGGCTATCGACCGTCGTCTCGTTCTTCCACTGGACAGCCATAACTGGATTCGCGCTCTTGAGGTGCTGAATGCCGGCTACGCACGCCTCGGTCGCACCCCAGAGCACTTCCAAAGGGTGCTGAGAGATATGGTAGAGCATCACAGCTCCTACGCCGAGTGTGTCACGCGCTCGGCGTCTGCCTTCGCGCCACCGTCTCTGACGGAGTCCCCTCGAAGCCTCCGAGGTGCAGGGGCCGGCGTCTTTGATTGCGACAGCAGGCGACTCTCATGCTCATCTACTGAGATGCTCGTGGGTAGTGAGGAGGCACCTGACATCCTGCCGGCCGTGGACGCACTGCGCGACAGGGCCTACGCTGGTGAAATTCCGTCGAACCGCTCTCTGTGGGTCACGCTCGTGTGGTCGTACTGCGCTCTTGACCAACCGAGCGGCGCCCTCGATACATTCCACCTAGCTACGCGCCGCTTCCGCTTCTCGTCTGCGACCATGCAACACATGgcgacgttgctgctgcctgtcCTGTGCCGGCACGCGCAGCTAGAGGAGGCGATCAACTTGTACGAGACCTACTTAAAGGTGAATGACGCCAAGGAGGATTTGGACGACTCGTCGGCATCatcgcaccaccgcagccgcctcgAGGATGCCGACGCTCGACGGTGGCTTGCCGAGGCGGCAGCTCAGCGAGGCGATTTGAAGCGCGCTCAAAGCTTTGCTGGGGGTGCAAGGAGATCGCCAGGGGGTGTAACCGCTGCTGACGATGAGCctcgcgccaccgccaacaATTTGTCGCCGCGGCCGACAATAGACTCGCTCTTCCACGACACGCCCAGGCTGAAAAAACTAGCCAAGCTGGGTTGTGGGCCACATCTATCCGCTACTTCGGAGGATTCTGGCCGAACACGAGGTccggaggcggcgccgcgctctTCAGCCgcgccgtcatcgctgccggtgcttCAGACGCTTAGCTGCAAAGCGGTGCGCCAGCTCTTTCGCTCCCTTTGCCGAGGCAGCAGTGAGACACATTCAGACGCGCGACTCTGTGCcgcgctctgctgctggtcGCACCTCTATGGCCCTGCGCTAAGTGCCGCAGCTGACCTTGACGGGGATGCCATGAGCGGCCATTGTGACGGTACCCACAACTGCTGCACATCTCCCCCGCCACTGGAGGACGTGCACGAGCTGCTGAATCTGTTCGCATCCCACCAGCGCTGGAAGGACGTGCTTTCCATTTtctgccgcctcttcttGAGCAGACCCGCCACCGTCTACCTCAGCTCGACGCTTACTGACCTTCAATCGCTCTCAGCATCCATGGGAGGTAGAGAGGGCGCATTGACTGCATTCGAAGCTGGCGAGGCCCCCATCGCAGCACCAGCTCTTCGGCTGGATGCCATCACGCTGAACCTGCTGTTCTCGTCCctccctgccgctgcggcgccgcttctaGTGCGCGCAAAAAAGCTCCTGCCGACCTCACCCAGGACAGCCACTAAAGGTCATGAcctcccgcagctgcagcaccagccccGCACTGTCGGCGAGGCATacgagctgcagctctccgCTTCCGCTGTCCCTGTCACCGTCGTTCGTCTCCTTGAtgatcttctccttcttcgcgACGACATGATACTCACCGACCTCGTAATGGCTGCCATCGGACCGGCGCTACTGCAGGTGGGGCAAATCGACCGTGTCTTTGACCttctcgcacgcacaccgatGATGGTGTCGGCCTCGCAGCGCAAGGCACCAGCGTATGTGTCAACAGAGCATCAGGCTCTGAAGGCGGAGCTGGTCGCGCTTGGGTACGCCACGTTTGCGTTGTGTCCCTCGTCGGCGCGGCGACACGAAatggtgcggcagctgcctcACTTGTTTCCGCCCGAGGTAGTGCGCCGCTTTGCCTCTGGGGGCGAAGGTGATACGTCGAGTAGCTATGCTGTCCTCGAGGACGGTGCTGTGTTGGAGAACCACTCGCGCGTGGTAAGGAGGTCTGccactaccgctgctgctctcaaGTTGGATCACTCATTGCCGCCCCACTACAGCGCCAATgaccagtgctgctgcagtggcgtcgATTCTTCGCAGTCCAGCAGTCGTGCCAACATCACTAACACCGCAGCACTGTCCCTGCTTGATCTGAAATCGCATGCGGCTACCCCCGCCTCTGCTGGCAGTGGGGGGCAGCTCAATACCTCTACGCGGCCGGGCCGTCgatccagcgccgccacgcttACCTCTCTCGCTGATGACGCCATGCGCCGAGACTATGTCcgcctgcaggagcgccgctTCAACGCCTTCACGGGCAGCCACGCCGACGCGGAGCGGGATCCCCGCCCGATCCCAAAGGGCTTACACGATCATGCGAGCGGCTGGGACTTCttcggccgcggcggtgaGATGGTGTTTGCGAACCATAACCGCACCTCACACCCTTTCACGATGCGGCCGAAGGTGATGCGAGACCTGCGCAATCCCTACCGAGGGTGGAACCCACGCCGGAACAGCTCGCTGGCGCACAAGGAAAACGTAGTGAAGTGGAATGGCAAGAGTGCCGTGTGA